Proteins from a single region of Thalassophryne amazonica chromosome 22, fThaAma1.1, whole genome shotgun sequence:
- the LOC117503798 gene encoding NACHT, LRR and PYD domains-containing protein 3-like isoform X2, with the protein MDQCEDTEEGSPKTSLCGDHEIQIKDQRPQQDTAPSAGPQPEPSLMSLKSDWSKRHLIQFKGQRASAGQKVKQQSSEVLRVSSAQQHQTHLNHRFLNFEEKMLMLVKNELKIIQKVLLTDDAEYLESQSEDEEQRSSRLVFLDLTVTLMRSMNYDELADCLLSRTRAEVCRHKFKSNMKQKFERVFEGISKAGKTTLLKEIYTELYITEGGASEVNEEHEVRQIEAASRKTDTQQRTITCEDIFKVSADTQPPIRTVLTKGVAGIGKTVLTQKLTLDWAEGRTNQDVHFIFPFTFRELNVLKEKKFSLVELVHHFFTEIKEAGICSFQHFRVLIILDGLDECRLPLDFHSNNILTDVTESSSVDVLLINLIRRNLFPSAHLWITTRPAAANQIPSEYVDMVTEVRGFTDPQKEDYFRKRFRDEEQSRRIISHMKTSRSLHIMCHIPVFCWITATVLEDVLDTRDTPELPETLTEMYIYFLVVQSKVKKIKYDGGAETDPLWNPENRKMIVSLGKLAFDQLQKGNLIFYEEDLTECGINIRAASVYSGVFTQIFKEERGLYQDKVFCFIHLSVQEFLAALYVHLTFIQSGVNLLSEEQTTSWWTKIFIKSELTRLHQSAVDEALKSPNGHLDLFLAFLLGLSLETNQTLLRGLMSQTDRISETNQKTVEYIKKKLNENLSAERNINLIHCLNELKDRSLVDQIQQFLSSGRLSVEHLSPSHLSALIFILLSSDQHLDVFDLKKYSASHEALLMLLPVIKASKKALLSGCNLSERSCEVLSSVLSSQSSSLTELDLSNNQLQDSGVKLLSAGLESPHCHLDTLRLSGCLITHEGCASLASALTSNPSHLRELDLSYNHPGDSVKLLSAGLEDPRWTLDSLSWHGSAQG; encoded by the exons AGTGAAGCAGCAGAGCTCAGAGGTTCTCAGGGTTTCATCTGCTCAGCAGCATCAAACACACCTGAACCACAGGTTTCTG aattttgaggagaaaatgtTGATGCTTGTTAAAAATGAGCTGAAGATCATCCAGAAGGTTCTCCTGACAGATGATGCAGAATACTTGGAGAGTCAGAGTGAGGATGAGGAGCAGAGGAGCAGCAGACTGGTTTTCCTGGACCTCACAGTGACCTTGATGAGGTCAATGAATTATGATGAGCTGGCTGACTGTCTGCTGAGCA GAACTCGTGCTGAAGTTTGTCGTCATAAATTCAAATCTAACATGAAGCAGAAGTTTGAGCGTGTGTTTGAGGGGATCTCTAAAGCAGGAAAGACGACTCTTCTGAAGGAGATCTACACAGAGCTCTACATCACAGAGGGCGGGGCTTCAGAGGTCAACGAGGAACATGAGGTCAGACAGATTGAAGCAGCATCCAGgaaaacagacacacaacaaagaaCAATCACATGTGAAGACATCTTTAAAGTCTCAGCTGACACACAGCCACCAATCAGAACAGTGctgacaaagggcgtggccggcaTCGGAAAAACAGTCTTAACACAGAAGTTGACTCTGGACTGGGCTGAAGGACGAACCAACCAGGACGTCCACTTCATATTTCCATTCACTTTCAGAGAGCTGAATGTGCTGAAAGAGAAGAAGTTCAGCTTGGTGGAACTTGTTCATCACTTCTTTACTGAAATCAAAGAAGCAGGAATCTGCAGCTTCCAACACTTCCGGGTCTTGATCATCTTGGACGGTCTGGATGAGTGTCGCCTCCCTCTGGACTTCCACAGCAATAACATCCTGACTGATGTCACAGAGTCGAGCTCAGTGGATGTTCTGCTGATAAACCTCATCAGGAGGAACCTGTTTCCCTCTGCTCACCTCTGGATCACCACACGACctgcagcagccaatcagatCCCTTCTGAGTATGTTgacatggtgacagaggtcagagGCTTCACTGACCCTCAGAAGGAGGACTACTTCAGGAAGAGATTCAGAGATGAGGAGCAGTCCAGAAGAATCATCTCCCACATGAAGACATCACGAAGCCTCCACATCATGTGTCACatcccagtcttctgctggatcacTGCAACAGTTCTGGAGGACGTGCTGGACACCAGAGACACACCAGAGCTGCCAGAGACCCTGACTGAGATGTACATCTACTTCCTGGTGGTTCAGTCCAAAGTGAAGAAGATCAAGTATGATGGAGGAGCTGAGACAGATCCACTGTGGAATCCAGAGAACAGGAAGATGATTGTGTCTCTGGGAAAACTGGCGTTTGATCAGCTGCAGAAAGGGAACCTGATCTTCTACGAAGAGGACCTGACAGAGTGTGGCATCAATATCAGAGCAGCCTCAGTGTACTCAGGAGTCTTCACACAGATCTTTAAAGAGGAGAGAGGACTCTACCAGGACAAGGTCTTCTGCTTCATCCATCTGAGTGTTCAGGAGTTTCTGGCTGCTCTTTATGTCCATCTGACCTTCATCCAGTCTGGAGTCAATCTGCTGTCAGAAGAACAAACAACATCCTGGTGGactaaaatatttattaaatCTGAACTAACACGTCTCCATCAGAGTGCTGTGGACGAGGCCTTAAAGAGTCCAAATGGACACCTGGACTTGTTCCTGGCCTTCCTTCTGGGTCTTTCCCTGGAGACCAATCAGACTCTCCTACGAGGCCTGatgtcacagacagacagaatctcAGAGACCAATCAGAAAACAGTCGAGTACATTAAGAAGAAGCTCAATGAGAATCTGTCTGCAGAGAGAAACATCAATCTGATCCACtgtctgaatgaactgaaggatCGTTCTCTAGTGGATCAGATCCAACAGTTCCTGAGCTCAGGACGTCTCTCTGTAGAACATCTGTCTCCTTCTCATTTATCAGCTCTGATCTTCATCTTACTGTCATCAGATCAACATCTGGATGTGTTTGACCTGAAGAAATACTCTGCTTCACATGAGGCTCTTCTGATGCTGCTGCCAGTGATCAAAGCATCTAAAAAAGCTTT GTTGTCTGGCTGtaatctgtcagagagaagctgtgaagttctgtcttcagttctcagctctcagtcctccagtctgacagaactggacctgagtaacaaccagctgcaggattcaggagtgaagctgctgtctgctggactggagagtccacactgtcacctggacactctcag gctgtcaggctgtctgatcacacatgaAGGCTGTGCTTCTCTGGCCTCAGCTCTGACCTCCAACCCCTCCCATCTGAGAGAGCTGGACCTGAGCTACAACCATCCAGGAGACTCAGtcaagctgctgtctgctggactggaggaTCCACGCTGGACTCTGGACTCTCTCAG ctggcatggctcagctcaggGTTGA
- the LOC117503798 gene encoding NACHT, LRR and PYD domains-containing protein 3-like isoform X1 → MDQCEDTEEGSPKTSLCGDHEIQIKDQRPQQDTAPSAGPQPEPSLMSLKSDWSKRHLIQFKGQRASAGQKVKQQSSEVLRVSSAQQHQTHLNHRFLNFEEKMLMLVKNELKIIQKVLLTDDAEYLESQSEDEEQRSSRLVFLDLTVTLMRSMNYDELADCLLSRTRAEVCRHKFKSNMKQKFERVFEGISKAGKTTLLKEIYTELYITEGGASEVNEEHEVRQIEAASRKTDTQQRTITCEDIFKVSADTQPPIRTVLTKGVAGIGKTVLTQKLTLDWAEGRTNQDVHFIFPFTFRELNVLKEKKFSLVELVHHFFTEIKEAGICSFQHFRVLIILDGLDECRLPLDFHSNNILTDVTESSSVDVLLINLIRRNLFPSAHLWITTRPAAANQIPSEYVDMVTEVRGFTDPQKEDYFRKRFRDEEQSRRIISHMKTSRSLHIMCHIPVFCWITATVLEDVLDTRDTPELPETLTEMYIYFLVVQSKVKKIKYDGGAETDPLWNPENRKMIVSLGKLAFDQLQKGNLIFYEEDLTECGINIRAASVYSGVFTQIFKEERGLYQDKVFCFIHLSVQEFLAALYVHLTFIQSGVNLLSEEQTTSWWTKIFIKSELTRLHQSAVDEALKSPNGHLDLFLAFLLGLSLETNQTLLRGLMSQTDRISETNQKTVEYIKKKLNENLSAERNINLIHCLNELKDRSLVDQIQQFLSSGRLSVEHLSPSHLSALIFILLSSDQHLDVFDLKKYSASHEALLMLLPVIKASKKALLSGCNLSERSCEVLSSVLSSQSSSLTELDLSNNQLQDSGVKLLSAGLESPHCHLDTLRLSGCLITHEGCASLASALTSNPSHLRELDLSYNHPGDSVKLLSAGLEDPRWTLDSLRVDPGGVRWLRPGLRKYFCELSLDPNSANRKLKLSNNNTKVEHVDEDQSYPDHPDRFDLWPQVLSPTGLTGRCYWEVEWRRDVFISVTYRRIRRKGDSLDCLFGSNDQSWSLMCSDGCCYSVYHNNRQTDLPLSPSSFHRVSVFVDCPAGTLSFYDVSSDSLIHIHTFCCTFTEPLYAGFGFWSGFGSSVSLCGL, encoded by the exons AGTGAAGCAGCAGAGCTCAGAGGTTCTCAGGGTTTCATCTGCTCAGCAGCATCAAACACACCTGAACCACAGGTTTCTG aattttgaggagaaaatgtTGATGCTTGTTAAAAATGAGCTGAAGATCATCCAGAAGGTTCTCCTGACAGATGATGCAGAATACTTGGAGAGTCAGAGTGAGGATGAGGAGCAGAGGAGCAGCAGACTGGTTTTCCTGGACCTCACAGTGACCTTGATGAGGTCAATGAATTATGATGAGCTGGCTGACTGTCTGCTGAGCA GAACTCGTGCTGAAGTTTGTCGTCATAAATTCAAATCTAACATGAAGCAGAAGTTTGAGCGTGTGTTTGAGGGGATCTCTAAAGCAGGAAAGACGACTCTTCTGAAGGAGATCTACACAGAGCTCTACATCACAGAGGGCGGGGCTTCAGAGGTCAACGAGGAACATGAGGTCAGACAGATTGAAGCAGCATCCAGgaaaacagacacacaacaaagaaCAATCACATGTGAAGACATCTTTAAAGTCTCAGCTGACACACAGCCACCAATCAGAACAGTGctgacaaagggcgtggccggcaTCGGAAAAACAGTCTTAACACAGAAGTTGACTCTGGACTGGGCTGAAGGACGAACCAACCAGGACGTCCACTTCATATTTCCATTCACTTTCAGAGAGCTGAATGTGCTGAAAGAGAAGAAGTTCAGCTTGGTGGAACTTGTTCATCACTTCTTTACTGAAATCAAAGAAGCAGGAATCTGCAGCTTCCAACACTTCCGGGTCTTGATCATCTTGGACGGTCTGGATGAGTGTCGCCTCCCTCTGGACTTCCACAGCAATAACATCCTGACTGATGTCACAGAGTCGAGCTCAGTGGATGTTCTGCTGATAAACCTCATCAGGAGGAACCTGTTTCCCTCTGCTCACCTCTGGATCACCACACGACctgcagcagccaatcagatCCCTTCTGAGTATGTTgacatggtgacagaggtcagagGCTTCACTGACCCTCAGAAGGAGGACTACTTCAGGAAGAGATTCAGAGATGAGGAGCAGTCCAGAAGAATCATCTCCCACATGAAGACATCACGAAGCCTCCACATCATGTGTCACatcccagtcttctgctggatcacTGCAACAGTTCTGGAGGACGTGCTGGACACCAGAGACACACCAGAGCTGCCAGAGACCCTGACTGAGATGTACATCTACTTCCTGGTGGTTCAGTCCAAAGTGAAGAAGATCAAGTATGATGGAGGAGCTGAGACAGATCCACTGTGGAATCCAGAGAACAGGAAGATGATTGTGTCTCTGGGAAAACTGGCGTTTGATCAGCTGCAGAAAGGGAACCTGATCTTCTACGAAGAGGACCTGACAGAGTGTGGCATCAATATCAGAGCAGCCTCAGTGTACTCAGGAGTCTTCACACAGATCTTTAAAGAGGAGAGAGGACTCTACCAGGACAAGGTCTTCTGCTTCATCCATCTGAGTGTTCAGGAGTTTCTGGCTGCTCTTTATGTCCATCTGACCTTCATCCAGTCTGGAGTCAATCTGCTGTCAGAAGAACAAACAACATCCTGGTGGactaaaatatttattaaatCTGAACTAACACGTCTCCATCAGAGTGCTGTGGACGAGGCCTTAAAGAGTCCAAATGGACACCTGGACTTGTTCCTGGCCTTCCTTCTGGGTCTTTCCCTGGAGACCAATCAGACTCTCCTACGAGGCCTGatgtcacagacagacagaatctcAGAGACCAATCAGAAAACAGTCGAGTACATTAAGAAGAAGCTCAATGAGAATCTGTCTGCAGAGAGAAACATCAATCTGATCCACtgtctgaatgaactgaaggatCGTTCTCTAGTGGATCAGATCCAACAGTTCCTGAGCTCAGGACGTCTCTCTGTAGAACATCTGTCTCCTTCTCATTTATCAGCTCTGATCTTCATCTTACTGTCATCAGATCAACATCTGGATGTGTTTGACCTGAAGAAATACTCTGCTTCACATGAGGCTCTTCTGATGCTGCTGCCAGTGATCAAAGCATCTAAAAAAGCTTT GTTGTCTGGCTGtaatctgtcagagagaagctgtgaagttctgtcttcagttctcagctctcagtcctccagtctgacagaactggacctgagtaacaaccagctgcaggattcaggagtgaagctgctgtctgctggactggagagtccacactgtcacctggacactctcag gctgtcaggctgtctgatcacacatgaAGGCTGTGCTTCTCTGGCCTCAGCTCTGACCTCCAACCCCTCCCATCTGAGAGAGCTGGACCTGAGCTACAACCATCCAGGAGACTCAGtcaagctgctgtctgctggactggaggaTCCACGCTGGACTCTGGACTCTCTCAG GGTGGATCCTGGTGGAgtccgatggctgagaccaggtcTGAGGAAGT atttctGTGAACTCTCTCTGGATCCAAACTCAGCGAACAGAAAACTCAAACTGTCCAACAACAacacaaaggtggaacatgtggaCGAGGATCAATCATATCCTGATCATCCAGACAGATTTGACCTTTGGCCTCAGGTCCTGAGTCCAACTGGTCTGACTGGTCGCTGTTACTGGGAGGTCGAGTGGAGACGAGACGTTTTTATATCAGTGACTTACAGAAGAATCAGAAGGAAAGGAGACAGTTTGGACTGTTTGTTTGGATCTAATGATCAGTCCTGGAGTCTGATGTGCTCTGATGGTTGTTGTTACTCTGTCTATCAcaataacagacaaacagaccTTCCTCTCTCTCCTTCGTCCTTTCACAGAGTCTCAGTGTTTGTGGACTGTCCTGCTGGCACTCTGTCCTTCTATGACGTCTCCTCTGACTCTCTGATCCACATCCACACCTTCTGCTGCACGTTCACTGAACCTCTGTATGCTGGGTTCGGGTTTTGGTCTGGTTTTGGTTCCTCAGTGTCTCTCTGTGGACTGTAG